One region of Peromyscus eremicus chromosome 4, PerEre_H2_v1, whole genome shotgun sequence genomic DNA includes:
- the Insm1 gene encoding insulinoma-associated protein 1, translating into MPRGFLVKRSKKSTPVSYRVRGGEDGDRALLLSPGCGGARAEPPVPSPGPLPPPPPPALAERAHAALAAALACAPGPPPPPPGPRAAHFGNPEAAHPAPLYSPTRPVSREHEKHKYFERSFNLGSPVSAESFPTPAALLAGGGGGANGAGGGGTCGGDALLFAPAELKMGTAFSAGAEAARGPGPGPPLSPAAALRPPGKRPAPPATLAAEPPAKAVKAPSAKKPKAIRKLHFEDEVTTSPVLGLKIKEGPVEAPRGRAGGATRPLGEFICQLCKEEYADPFALAQHKCSRIVRVEYRCPECAKVFSCPANLASHRRWHKPRPAPATTRAPEPEAATRAEAREAAGGGSDRDTPSPGGVSESGSEDGLYECHHCAKKFRRQAYLRKHLLAHHQALQAKGAPPPPPPPPPPPAEDILAFYAGPDEKTPQEAAGDGEAAGVLGLSAAAECHLCPVCGETFPSKGAQERHLRLLHAAQVFPCKYCPATFYSSPGLTRHINKCHPSENRQVILLQVPVRPAC; encoded by the coding sequence ATGCCCCGCGGGTTCCTGGTGAAGCGCAGCAAGAAGTCCACGCCCGTGTCCTACCGGGTTCGGGGCGGCGAGGACGGTGACCGCGCGCTGCTGCTGTCACCCGGCTGCGGGGGCGCCCGCGCCGAGCCCCCGGTGCCAAGCCCCGGGCCACTGCCGCCACCTCCGCCGCCGGCGCTCGCGGAGCGCGCCCATGCAGCGCTCGCCGCCGCGCTCGCCTGCGCGCCAGGCCCGCCGCCACCCCCTCCGGGCCCGCGGGCCGCGCACTTCGGCAACCCAGAGGCTGCTCACCCCGCACCTCTCTACAGCCCCACGCGGCCGGTGAGCCGCGAGCATGAGAAGCACAAGTACTTCGAGCGCAGCTTCAACCTCGGCTCGCCGGTGTCAGCCGAGTCCTTCCCTACGCCCGCCGCGCTGCTCGCAGGGGGAGGCGGCGGCGCGAACGGCGCTGGCGGCGGCGGCACCTGCGGCGGAGACGCGCTACTCTTCGCGCCTGCCGAGCTCAAGATGGGCACCGCGTTCTCCGCCGGCGCCGAGGCGGCACGGGGTCCCGGGCCTGGTCCCCCACTGTCCCCCGCCGCTGCCCTGCGGCCCCCGGGCAAGCGGCCCGCGCCCCCCGCCACTCTGGCTGCAGAGCCACCCGCCAAGGCAGTCAAGGCCCCGAGCGCCAAAAAGCCCAAGGCCATCCGCAAGTTACACTTCGAGGATGAGGTGACCACGTCGCCGGTGCTGGGGCTCAAGATCAAGGAGGGCCCGGTGGAGGCTCCGCGGGGCCGTGCGGGGGGTGCAACCCGGCCGCTGGGCGAGTTCATCTGCCAGCTGTGCAAGGAGGAGTACGCCGACCCGTTCGCGCTGGCGCAGCACAAGTGCTCGCGCATCGTGCGCGTGGAGTACCGCTGCCCCGAGTGCGCCAAGGTCTTCAGCTGCCCGGCCAACCTGGCCTCGCACCGTCGCTGGCACAAACCACGGCCCGCGCCTGCCACAACCCGTGCGCCGGAGCCGGAAGCCGCTACCAGGGCCGAGGCGCGCGAGGCTGCGGGCGGCGGCAGCGATCGGGACACGCCGAGCCCCGGCGGCGTTTCCGAGTCAGGCTCCGAGGACGGGCTCTACGAGTGCCACCACTGCGCCAAGAAGTTCCGTCGCCAGGCCTATCTGCGCAAGCACCTGCTGGCACATCACCAGGCGCTGCAGGCCAAaggcgcgccgccgccgccgccgccaccgccaccgcctcCCGCCGAGGACATACTGGCTTTCTATGCGGGGCCCGACGAAAAGACGCCCCAGGAGGCCGCGGGCGACGGCGAGGCGGCCGGCGTACTGGGCCTGAGTGCGGCCGCcgaatgccacctgtgcccagtGTGCGGGGAGACCTTCCCCAGCAAGGGCGCCCAGGAGCGCCACCTGCGCCTGCTGCACGCTGCCCAGGTGTTCCCCTGCAAGTACTGCCCGGCTACCTTCTACAGCTCCCCGGGTCTTACGCGGCACATCAACAAGTGCCACCCGTCTGAGAATAGACAGGTGATCCTCCTTCAGGTGCCCGTGCGTCCAGCCTGCTAG